The proteins below come from a single Treponema phagedenis genomic window:
- a CDS encoding zinc-binding dehydrogenase, which produces MKVKAVRLHGANDLRLDEFELPEITDDEILVKVVSDSVCMSTYKCAILGTEHKRVHPNVADHPAIMGHEMAGDIVKVGKNHQGKFKPGMKFTLQPALNYKGTMWSPGYSYEFFGGNATYCIIPAEVMELGCLLEYKGKAYYEASLAEPMSCSIGAINACYHTKMGVYIHEMGIKENGKLAILAGAGPMGLGAITYLLHRDVRPSMLVVTDIDQERLDRATELFPPAEYMAKGIELHFINTGKMDDPAEELIKITGGTGFDDVLCYAPVEAVIELSSAVLGRDGCLNFFAGPTDNKFTARINFYDVHYNSTHVLGTTGGNTDDMIESLELTAANRINPAVMVTHIGGLDAAADTILNLPNIPGGKKLIYNHLNMPLIALTDLRKKGAEDERYIKLADIVDAHKGLWCLEAEQYLLENFIDE; this is translated from the coding sequence ATGAAAGTAAAAGCGGTTAGGCTACATGGTGCTAATGACTTAAGACTGGATGAATTTGAGCTTCCTGAAATTACGGATGACGAAATCCTGGTTAAAGTAGTTTCAGACAGTGTTTGTATGTCTACTTATAAGTGTGCAATTTTGGGCACCGAGCATAAACGCGTTCATCCGAATGTAGCGGATCACCCTGCAATTATGGGACATGAAATGGCAGGCGATATCGTTAAAGTCGGCAAAAACCATCAGGGAAAATTTAAGCCGGGAATGAAATTTACGCTGCAACCTGCGCTGAATTATAAGGGAACCATGTGGAGTCCCGGATATTCTTATGAATTTTTTGGCGGAAACGCGACCTATTGCATTATCCCTGCAGAAGTGATGGAGCTTGGATGCTTGCTGGAGTATAAAGGCAAGGCGTATTACGAAGCTTCTTTGGCGGAACCGATGTCTTGCAGTATCGGGGCGATTAATGCCTGTTATCATACCAAAATGGGCGTTTATATTCATGAAATGGGTATTAAAGAAAACGGAAAATTGGCAATTCTGGCTGGAGCAGGACCGATGGGGCTCGGTGCAATAACCTATCTGCTTCATCGCGATGTACGCCCCTCAATGCTTGTCGTAACCGATATCGACCAAGAAAGATTGGATAGGGCGACAGAGTTATTCCCTCCCGCAGAGTATATGGCAAAAGGCATTGAGTTGCATTTTATCAATACAGGAAAAATGGACGATCCTGCTGAAGAACTCATAAAAATTACCGGAGGTACGGGATTTGATGATGTATTATGCTATGCACCCGTTGAAGCGGTTATAGAATTATCAAGTGCTGTTTTGGGAAGAGACGGATGCTTAAACTTTTTTGCTGGCCCGACTGACAATAAATTTACTGCAAGAATTAATTTTTATGATGTTCACTATAACTCAACGCATGTGCTTGGAACAACCGGCGGCAATACTGATGATATGATTGAATCATTGGAATTAACTGCGGCAAACAGAATTAACCCTGCAGTGATGGTAACTCATATCGGCGGATTGGATGCTGCAGCAGATACTATTTTGAATCTGCCAAATATTCCCGGCGGTAAAAAACTGATTTATAACCATTTAAATATGCCGCTTATTGCCCTAACCGATTTACGAAAAAAAGGTGCGGAAGACGAACGGTATATAAAACTTGCCGATATTGTTGATGCTCATAAAGGATTATGGTGTTTAGAAGCGGAACAATATTTATTAGAAAATTTTATTGACGAATAG
- a CDS encoding DeoR/GlpR family DNA-binding transcription regulator, protein MEERRNKIITFVNEHGNITFNELKENFPHVSEMTLRTDLKVLDKEQRLVRIHGGARSLDKVVGNDDFLKKRFIQNTKAKKIIAKKALEFIESNTTIFLDSGSTTTMLAHILEDKPNIFVTSGLTCAIEIARLERAKVVLSGGNINRHSLSVNGIEGIRYIEKINFDIAFIGVTRYSKETSFTCESLEDAELKQTVIKKSRKVIVLMDSSKINQRGTYTICNHNEVDIVISDNELPEALKHEFRNRGIAVY, encoded by the coding sequence ATGGAAGAAAGACGAAATAAAATTATAACCTTTGTGAATGAACACGGGAATATAACCTTTAATGAGCTAAAAGAAAATTTTCCGCACGTATCGGAAATGACGCTGAGAACTGACCTAAAAGTATTGGATAAGGAACAACGCTTAGTGAGAATACACGGCGGCGCGCGCTCTCTTGATAAAGTTGTTGGAAATGATGACTTCTTAAAAAAGCGTTTTATTCAAAATACAAAAGCAAAAAAAATTATTGCGAAAAAAGCGCTTGAATTCATTGAGTCCAACACTACGATATTTTTAGATTCCGGCAGTACTACAACTATGCTTGCACATATTTTAGAAGATAAACCGAACATCTTTGTAACAAGCGGGTTAACATGTGCGATTGAAATAGCAAGGCTTGAGCGTGCAAAAGTTGTACTATCAGGCGGCAATATCAATCGGCACAGCCTAAGTGTAAACGGTATTGAAGGGATTCGTTATATTGAAAAAATAAACTTTGATATTGCCTTTATAGGTGTTACCCGTTACAGCAAAGAAACATCTTTTACCTGCGAATCTCTAGAAGATGCGGAGCTTAAACAAACCGTTATAAAAAAGTCACGCAAAGTTATCGTTTTGATGGATTCTTCTAAAATTAACCAAAGAGGAACGTACACTATTTGTAATCATAATGAGGTAGACATCGTTATTTCAGACAATGAACTTCCTGAAGCATTAAAACATGAATTTAGAAATCGAGGAATTGCTGTTTATTAA